One genomic region from Salvia hispanica cultivar TCC Black 2014 chromosome 2, UniMelb_Shisp_WGS_1.0, whole genome shotgun sequence encodes:
- the LOC125207721 gene encoding uncharacterized protein LOC125207721, which yields MQHAKSESDVTSLAPSSPSRSPKRPVYYVQSPSRDSHDGDKSSSMHATPNFNSPMESPSHPSFGRHSRNSSASRFSGIFRSSSGRKGGRSKRNDKGWPECDVIVEEGNYDEFDDDKAYTRRCQILLALLGFVVLFTVFCLIIWGAGRPFKAEVAVKSLAVNNMYIGSGADFTGVPTKMLNVNGSLRISVYNPATFYGIHVTATPVNLIYSDVVVATGELKKYYQHRKSHKNVVVHIEGTRVPLYGAASNLEVKAGGAVQVPLTLEFEVRTRGDVVGKLVRTKHHRRVSCPLIIDSTSNKAIKFKKDACTYS from the exons ATGCAGCACGCGAAATCGGAATCCGATGTGACGAGCTTGGCGCCGTCGTCGCCGTCGAGGTCGCCGAAGAGGCCGGTGTACTACGTGCAGAGCCCGTCGCGGGACTCGCACGATGGGGACAAGTCGTCGTCCATGCACGCGACGCCCAATTTCAACAGCCCCATGGAGTCCCCCTCGCACCCCTCCTTCGGCCGCCACTCGCGCAACTCCTCCGCCAGCCGGTTCTCCGGGATTTTCCGGTCGTCGTCGGGGCGGAAGGGCGGCCGCAGCAAGCGCAACGACAAGGGGTGGCCCGAGTGCGATGTGATCGTGGAGGAGGGGAATTACGACGAGTTCGACGATGATAAGGCCTACACGCGGCGCTGCCAGATTTTGCTGGCGCTGTTGGGGTTCGTTGTGCTGTTTACGGTCTTCTGCTTGATCATCTGGGGCGCCGGGAGGCCGTTCAAGGCTGAGGTTGCTGTCAAG AGCTTGGCGGTCAACAACATGTACATTGGCTCGGGTGCAGACTTCACCGGAGTTCCTACAAAGATGCTAAATGTGAATGGTTCCTTGAGGATCAGTGTGTACAATCCTGCTACATTCTACGGCATTCATGTTACTGCAACACCGGTCAATCTCATCTACTCTGATGTCGTTGTTGCAACAGGGGAG CTGAAGAAATACTATCAACACCGGAAAAGTCACAAGAATGTGGTGGTGCACATAGAGGGAACTCGAGTCCCCTTATACGGGGCTGCATCGAATCTAGAAGTTAAAGCTGGCGGCGCTGTCCAGGTTCCACTGACGTTGGAGTTTGAAGTAAGAACACGAGGTGATGTGGTCGGGAAGTTGGTGAGGACAAAGCACCATAGAAGAGTCTCGTGCCCATTAATCATTGATTCGACCAGCAACAAGGCCATCAAGTTCAAGAAGGATGCTTGCACTTACAGCTGA
- the LOC125206914 gene encoding protein disulfide isomerase-like 1-6: MYHLKFSSRTLLLPAILLLLLTSAAVFSEIEDADDLGDIDELIAIDDEQENGANSEPAAANFETGKKSEVLSRAQRVVLELNADSAKRAIEGNEYVLVLGYAPWCGRSAELMPRFAEAANVLKGLGSRVLLAKIDGDRYSKAASSIEIKGFPTLLLFVNGTSRPYTGGFSSEEIVLWTRKKTGAPVIEISSVADANEFLKHHSTYAVGLFDKFEGPDYGEFVKAAAADNEVQFIETSSVEVAKVLYPVGTPTKPFFGLVKSEPEHYTSFDGHFSSNEILLFLENNRFPLVTVMTELNSAKVYSSTNKLQVYVFAEDDDLQKLLKPLQEIAKKFKSQMMFVAVDIREENLAKPFLTLFGLEDSEDAVVVSFDYNSNSKYLLESDITSRNIEEFCTGLVQGTLKPYYKSQTIPDNKNASVLTVVGKTFDELVINNPANIVLEVCYLYL; encoded by the exons ATGTACCACCTCAAGTTTAGCTCAAGAACCCTTCTTCTCCCCGCAATTCTACTCCTCCTCCTCACCTCCGCAGCAGTTTTTTCAGAAATCGAAGACGCTGATGATCTGGGAGACATCGATGAACTCATCGCAATAGACGACGAGCAAGAAAACGGAGCAAATTCGGAGCCCGCAGCTGCGAATTTTGAAACTGGGAAGAAATCGGAGGTGCTGAGCAGAGCTCAGAGAGTAGTGCTTGAGCTCAACGCCGACAGCGCGAAGAGGGCAATTGAGGGGAATGAGTATGTGTTGGTTTTGGGGTACGCGCCGTGGTGCGGCAGAAGTGCTGAATTGATGCCGAGGTTTGCTGAGGCGGCGAATGTGCTCAAGGGTTTAGGGAGTAGGGTTTTGCTGGCCAAGATTGACGGCGATAGGTACTCGAAGGCGGCTTCGAGCATTGAGATTAAAGGGTTCCCAACTCTGTTGCTGTTTGTCAATGGCACCTCTCGGCCTTACACCGGTGGATTTTCATC GGAAGAAATTGTGTTGTGGACGAGGAAGAAGACGGGGGCACCTGTCATTGAAATAAGCTCAGTGGCTGATGCGAATGAATTCCTGAAGCATCACTCCACTTATGCAGTTGGGCTGTTCGACAAATTTGAG GGACCTGATTATGGAGAATTCGTGAAAGCTGCTGCTGCTGACAATGAAGTTCAATTCATAGAAACGAGCAGCGTTGAGGTAGCCAAAGTATTATACCCTGTTGGCACGCCAACTAAGCCTTTCTTTGGTCTTGTGAAAAGTGAACCAGAGCATTACACATCGTTTG ATGGGCACTTCAGTTCCAATGAAATCTTGCTTTTTTTGGAGAACAACAGATTCCCGTTGGTTACTGTAATGACTGAGCTCAACTCTGCTAAAGTGTATTCCAGCACAAACAAGCTACAG GTGTATGTCTTTGCTGAGGATGACGACTTGCAGAAGCTTCTTAAGCCATTGCAAGAAATTGCGAAGAAGTTCAAGTCACAG ATGATGTTTGTAGCTGTAGATATTAGAGAGGAAAACCTCGCGAAGCCCTTCCTAACTTTATTTGGTCTAGAAGACTCGGAGGATGCAGTG GTTGTTTCTTTTGACTACAACAGCAACTCCAAGTATCTGCTAGAATCTGACATAACATCAAGAAATATTGAA GAATTCTGCACTGGCCTCGTGCAAGGGACGTTGAAGCCATACTATAAGTCACAAACAATTCCTGATAAT AAAAACGCCAGCGTTCTGACTGTGGTGGGAAAGACATTTGATGAGTTGGTCATTAACAATCCAGCAAACATTGTTTTGGAGGTTTGTTATTTATATCTATAA
- the LOC125207199 gene encoding homeobox-leucine zipper protein GLABRA 2: protein MSLVDMSSNNLPTSQSRDLHKSAPALSLSLAGIFHGGGGGGGEEEEGGIGGEAVEISSENSGAAKSRSDDDYDLAAEGLEDEDEDENDGGKKRKRKKYHRHTPQQIREMEALFKESPHPDEKQRMQLSKQLGLHPRQVKFWFQNRRTQIKAIQERHENSLLKSEIDKLCDENKSLRETIKNQSCSNCGFASPNKDGTTPSPTEGQKLRIENARLKAEVEKLKSAMAKHPHGSSPRSSYSPGNDQDDRSSFEFPNAGSGLEKERIMEAASRAAEELRKMASHGEPLWVRSYETGREMLNYDEYRKEFCAEDENDGNMQARKKSVEASRETALVFVDLPWLVQTFMDGNQWKELFPCLISKAATVDVICNGEGVNRDGAAQLMFAEIQMLTPLVATREVYFVRYSKKISANQWAIVDVSVDRGEDSTDASLHKCRKRPSGCIIEDKSNGHCKVTWVEHVECQRSTVHSLYRTMVKSGLAFGAKRWLSTLQQQCDRLVFLVATNVPLKDSSGVATLAGRKSILKLAQRMSRSFCRALGDSSLNSWNKITSKTGDEIRVATRKNHSDPGEPLGTILSAVASVWLPVPHHALFDFLRDENRRNEWDIMSKGSTVQTIANLAKGQDRGNAVTTMAMQNEEHKMWVLQDSSTNTYESMIIYAPVDIKGMQSVMTGCDSSNMAVLPSGFSILPDGVESRPSVITSKPEEEKSAEGGSLLTMAFQILISNASATKLSLDSVESVNTLISCTMENIKTTLQCED from the exons ATGAGCCTTGTTGATATGTCTTCCAATAATCTTCCCACCTCTCAATCCAGAGATCTTCACAAATCTGCTCCagctctctcactctctctt gCTGGTATATtccacggcggcggcgggggcgggggcgaggaggaggagggcggGATCGGCGGCGAGGCGGTGGAGATAAGCAGCGAGAATTCCGGCGCTGCTAAGTCGCGGTCAGACGACGACTACGACTTAGCAGCGGAGGGATTggaggacgaggacgaggacgaAAACGACGGCgggaagaagaggaagaggaagaaataTCACAGACACACACCACAGCAGATTAGAGAAATGGAAGC ATTATTTAAGGAGTCTCCTCACCCAGATGAGAAGCAAAGAATGCAGCTAAGCAAGCAATTAGGGCTTCATCCTAGACAAGTGAAGTTCTGGTTTCAAAACCGTCGAACGCAAATTAAG GCTATACAGGAGCGTCACGAAAACTCTCTATTAAAATCCGAGATAGACAAACTTTGCGACGAAAATAAATCATTGAGAGAAACCATCAAAAATCAATCTTGCTCCAACTGTGGATTTGCTAGCCCTAACAAAGATGGTACAACTCCCTCACCCACAGAAGGCCAGAAGCTCAGAATAGAGAATGCTAGGCTCAAAGCTGAG GTTGAAAAGCTTAAATCAGCCATGGCAAAACACCCCCATGGATCATCGCCGAGAAGCTCCTACTCTCCGGGAAACGATCAAGACGACAGGAGCTCGTTCGAGTTCCCAAATGCAGGCAGTGGCCTTGAGAAAGAGCGCATCATGGAAGCTGCGAGCAGAGCTGCCGAGGAGCTGAGGAAGATGGCTAGCCACGGCGAGCCACTGTGGGTTCGGAGCTATGAGACGGGGAGGGAGATGCTCAACTACGACGAGTACAGAAAGGAGTTTTGCGCTGAGGATGAGAATGACGGTAACATGCAGGCAAGGAAGAAATCAGTAGAGGCGTCGAGAGAGACTGCACTCGTCTTCGTTGATCTTCCTTGGCTCGTTCAGACATTCATGGACGGG AATCAGTGGAAGGAGTTGTTTCCTTGCTTGATCTCAAAGGCTGCTACAGTGGATGTCATATGCAACGGGGAAGGTGTCAATCGAGACGGTGCTGCTCAGTTG ATGTTTGCCGAGATCCAAATGCTGACCCCGTTGGTTGCCACGAGAGAGGTGTATTTCGTCCGATACAGCAAGAAGATAAGCGCGAATCAGTGGGCGATCGTGGATGTCTCAGTTGACAGAGGCGAGGACAGCACCGATGCCTCTCTGCACAAGTGCAGGAAGCGCCCCTCGGGTTGCATCATCGAGGACAAATCCAACGGCCACTGTAAG GTGACTTGGGTGGAGCACGTTGAGTGCCAGAGGAGCACGGTCCACTCTCTGTACCGGACCATGGTCAAGAGTGGGCTAGCGTTCGGGGCAAAGCGCTGGCTCTCCACGCTGCAGCAGCAGTGCGACCGCCTCGTCTTCCTCGTGGCTACGAATGTTCCTCTAAAGGATTCAAGTG GTGTTGCTACACTTGCTGGGAGGAAAAGCATTCTCAAACTAGCACAGAGAATGAGCAGAAGCTTCTGCAGAGCGCTAGGCGACTCGAGCCTCAACTCGTGGAACAAAATCACTAGCAAAACCGGAGACGAGATCAGGGTGGCTACAAGAAAGAACCACAGCGACCCCGGTGAGCCCCTTGGCACGATCCTGTCTGCAGTTGCTAGCGTCTGGCTTCCCGTCCCTCACCACGCCCTCTTCGACTTCCTAAGAGACGAGAATCGTAGAAACGAG TGGGACATAATGTCCAAAGGGAGCACAGTGCAAACCATAGCAAACCTAGCCAAAGGGCAAGACCGTGGAAACGCGGTCACAACCATG GCAATGCAGAACGAGGAGCACAAGATGTGGGTGCTCCAAGATAGCAGCACGAACACATACGAGTCGATGATCATCTACGCCCCCGTGGACATCAAAGGGATGCAGTCAGTGATGACAGGCTGCGATTCGAGCAACATGGCAGTCCTGCCCTCGGGCTTCTCGATCCTTCCGGATGGGGTCGAGTCGAGGCCATCGGTGATCACATCTAAACCGGAGGAGGAGAAGAGCGCGGAAGGAGGGTCCTTGCTCACCATGGCATTCCAGATTCTGATCAGCAATGCATCAGCAACAAAACTGTCTCTGGATTCAGTGGAATCAGTCAACACCCTCATATCCTGCACAATGGAGAACATAAAGACCACTTTGCAATGTGAAGATTGA
- the LOC125207202 gene encoding dynein light chain 1, cytoplasmic-like, which produces MLEGKALIEDTDMPLKMQIQAMASASQALDLYDVLECKSIAAHIKKEFDKKYGSGWQCVVGSNFGCFFTHSKGSFIYFTLETLNFLIFKGAS; this is translated from the exons ATGTTGGAAGGGAAAGCTTTGATTGAGGACACAGATATGCCATTGAAGATGCAGATCCAGGCAATGGCCTCTGCTTCTCAGGCTTTGGATCTCTACGATGTTCTTGAATGCAAATCCATAGCTGCCCACATCAAGAAG GAGTTCGACAAGAAGTATGGGAGTGGATGGCAGTGTGTGGTGGGATCCAACTTTGGGTGTTTTTTCACTCACTCCAAAGGGAGCTTCATATATTTCACACTAGAGACTCTCAACTTCCTCATCTTCAAA GGCGCTTCCT AA
- the LOC125207200 gene encoding hydroxyphenylpyruvate reductase, whose amino-acid sequence MIATIWRRAAPHLSRPSHPRAALAILTSHTLTFSTTTQTPSPAAKMDAIGVLMMCPMNTYLEQELDRRFKLFRYWTQPKQAEFLSQQAESIRAVVGNATAGASADLIDALPRLEIVSCFSVGLDKVDLARCGEKGVRVTNTPDVLTDDVADLAIGLMLAVLRRICVCDKYVRSGAWKLGDFKLTTKFSGKRIGIIGLGRIGLAIAQRAEAFDCPISYHSRSKKATNYTYYSSVVELASNSDILVIACALTPETTRIVNREVIDALGPKGVLINIGRGPHVDEAELVAALVEGRLGGAGLDVFEKEPEVPEQLFGLENVVLLPHVGSGTEETRKAMADLVLGNLEAHFSSKPLLTPVV is encoded by the exons ATGATAGCCACAATCTGGCGCCGAGCCGCGCCGCATCTCAGCCGTCCATCGCATCCACGAGCTGCCCTCGCTATATTAACCAGCCACACCCTCACTTTCTCCACCACCACTCAAACGCCATCTCCCGCCGCGAAAATGGATGCGATCGGCGTTCTGATGATGTGCCCCATGAACACCTACTTGGAGCAGGAGCTCGACAGGCGGTTCAAGCTCTTCCGCTACTGGACGCAGCCGAAGCAGGCCGAATTCCTCTCCCAGCAGGCGGAATCGATCCGCGCGGTGGTCGGGAACGCCACCGCCGGCGCGAGCGCCGATCTGATCGACGCGCTGCCGAGATTGGAGATCGTGTCGTGCTTCAGCGTGGGATTGGATAAGGTCGACCTGGCCAGGTGCGGGGAGAAGGGGGTTAGGGTTACCAACACGCCCGATGTGCTGACGGATGACGTGGCGGATCTGGCGATCGGGCTGATGCTGGCGGTGCTCAGGCGGATCTGCGTTTGCGATAAGTATGTGAGGAGCGGCGCGTGGAAATTGGGAGACTTCAAGCTGACTACCAAG TTCAGTGGCAAAAGAATTGGCATCATAGGACTGGGCAGAATCGGGCTAGCAATTGCTCAGCGAGCAGAGGCATTCGATTGCCCCATCAGTTACCACTCAAGATCCAAGAAAGCAACAAACTACACCTACTATAGCAGCGTTGTAGAATTGGCATCAAACAGTGACATCCTAGTGATCGCATGCGCCCTGACTCCAGAAACAACCCGCATTGTGAATCGTGAAGTAATTGATGCGCTGGGTCCAAAGGGAGTTCTGATCAACATCGGAAGGGGACCCCACGTTGATGAGGCTGAACTGGTGGCAGCTCTTGTGGAGGGCCGTCTTGGTGGCGCTGGACTTGATGTCTTTGAAAAGGAACCGGAGGTACCAGAGCAACTCTTTGGGCTCGAAAACGTAGTTCTGTTGCCACATGTCGGGAGTGGTACTGAGGAAACGCGTAAAGCCATGGCTGACCTTGTTTTGGGAAATTTGGAAGCTCACTTTTCCAGCAAGCCTTTGTTAACACCTGTGGTTTGA
- the LOC125207720 gene encoding LOW QUALITY PROTEIN: ABC transporter C family member 8-like (The sequence of the model RefSeq protein was modified relative to this genomic sequence to represent the inferred CDS: deleted 1 base in 1 codon): MFQRLEKDRAVLDEASLLSKLWFSWIDPLLSLGNSKPLNVDDIPPLGSEDEALLAYKNFNEAWNSLMEEKGSKSTNFFALRAITRVYWKNMALAGMCALLRTVSVVATPLLLYAFVSYSNLERKSLSKGVFLVGLLISFKVVESLSYRQFYFYSKRIGMRMRSALMVAIYLKQLRLSNIGRRRHSTGEIANYIAIDAYRLGEFVVQLHLGWTCIVQLLLAIAVVSSVVGFGVLPGLVPFVVCGLLNVPFARMLQRFQTKFMAAQDKRLRSFSEILYNMKIIKLQAWEENFKNMVQSFRQTEFKWLSEYHYKKTYSTVLYWMSPTVVSSVIFFGCVVFESAPLDAGTVFTVMAALRTMAEPVRLIPDTLSSLIQVKVSFKRIDAFMLEDELKQEDTKMHGKGDSGLISIEDGSFSWDGEAKSLTLCDITLKAKPGEKIAICGRLGAGKSSLLHAVLGEIPRICGSVSVVGSVAYVPQACWIQSGTIRENILFGKAMDKAKYEESIRVCALDNDFQSFDYGDLTEIGQRGLNLSGGQKQRVQLARAVYNDADIYLLDDPFSAVDAQTAASLFKDCVMTALARKTVILVTHQVEFLTTVDNILVVEGGQVIQSGGFEALLIEGTTFEQLVFAHRSSMGSFDDTSSSNQHEHDVERLKGDKPCSKQESEVEIVIKPTFQLTEEEEKEVGVIGWKSILDYIFVSNGSVYACCAAISQFGFVATQAAASFWLAFSVQNPQKSGLLVVKVYCLISSLSVVFVYFRSLFAVCLGLKASESFFSGFINSIFNAPMLFFDSTPIGRILTRASSDLSVLDFDIPLAFQLVMAGIAELIATVVIMALSHGKSYLWDFLLLHPQNISKSAGELMRINGTTKAPVMNYASETAHGVTTIRAFGVADIFITNYLKLVDTNAKVSLCSSAALEWLVLRTEALQNLTLFTCAVFLLLVPNNYIAPGLVGLCLSYAFALTSTQRIKQYMQIPPRAPAVIADNRPPSLWPRKGRIDLMDLKIRYRPNAPIVLKGITCTFKEGKRVGVVGRTGSGKTTLISALFRLVEPHSGKILIDELDICSIGLRDLRLKLSIIPQEPTLFRGSVRTNVDPLGLHSDDEIWEALEKCQLKSTVSKLPDLLDSSVSDEGENWSMGQRQLFCLGRVLLRWNKILVLDEATASIDSATDAILQKIIREEFANCTVITVAHRVPTVVDSDMVLVLSNGELVEYDEPSKLMEMNSAFSNLVAEYWSNCKQE, from the exons ATGTTTCAAAGGTTGGAGAAGGACCGTGCGGTTTTAGACGAAGCCTCATTATTAAGTAAACTCTGGTTTTCTTGGATAGATCCATTGCTCTCCTTAGGTAACTCGAAGCCTCTAAACGTTGACGATATTCCTCCCCTTGGATCCGAAGATGAAGCCCTTTTGGCATACAAGAATTTCAATGAAGCATGGAATTCACTCATGGAAGAAAAGGGCTCTAAAAGCACCAATTTCTTCGCCTTGCGTGCCATCACAAGAGTATATTGGAAAAACATGGCGCTGGCTGGGATGTGCGCGTTGCTCAGAACAGTTTCTGTAGTGGCTACACCGTTACTGCTCTATGCTTTTGTCAGCTACTCGAATCTTGAGAGGAAGAGTCTGAGCAAGGGTGTTTTCCTGGTGGGATTGTTGATCTCTTTTAAGGTTGTCGAATCTCTTTCATATCGGCAGTTCTACTTCTACTCCAAGAGAATTGGGATGAGGATGAGGTCTGCTTTGATGGTGGCAATCTACCTTAAGCAGCTCAGGCTCTCTAACATAGGGAGGCGGAGGCACTCGACTGGGGAGATAGCTAACTACATCGCTATTGATGCTTATCGTCTGGGAGAATTCGTGGTGCAGCTCCACCTTGGCTGGACTTGTATAGTCCAGCTTTTGCTAGCCATTGCTGTCGTCTCCTCTGTTGTGGGCTTCGGTGTGCTTCCTGGTCTAGTGCCTTTTGTCGTCTGTGGCCTTCTCAACGTGCCGTTTGCAAGGATGTTGCAGAGGTTTCAGACCAAGTTCATGGCTGCTCAAGACAAGAGGCTGAGATCATTCTCTGAGATCCTCTACAACATGAAGATCATCAAGCTGCAGGCGTGGGAGGAGAATTTCAAGAACATGGTCCAGTCTTTTAGGCAGACCGAGTTCAAATGGCTGTCTGAATATCACTACAAGAAGACTTATAGCACTGTCTTGTATTGGATGTCTCCGACAGTTGTGTCGTCTGTCATTTTCTTCGGGTGCGTGGTGTTTGAGAGCGCACCTCTGGATGCTGGCACGGTCTTCACGGTCATGGCTGCGCTCAGGACCATGGCTGAGCCCGTGAGGCTGATACCGGACACTCTCTCCTCCTTGATCCAAGTTAAGGTATCGTTCAAGAGGATAGACGCGTTCATGCTTGAAGACGAGCTCAAACAAGAAGACACAAAGATGCACGGGAAAGGAGATTCAGGCCTAATTTCTATAGAAGATGGTAGTTTTAGCTGGGATGGTGAGGCAAAATCACTGACTCTGTGTGACATCACTCTAAAAGCAAAGCCGGGGGAAAAGATCGCGATCTGTGGGCGCCTTGGAGCCGGGAAATCGTCACTTTTACATGCAGTTCTAGGCGAAATACCAAGAATATGTGGAAGT GTGAGTGTTGTTGGTTCAGTGGCTTATGTACCTCAGGCTTGTTGGATCCAGAGTGGGACTATTCGCGAAAACATACTGTTTGGGAAGGCGATGGATAAAGCCAAATACGAAGAGTCCATTAGAGTGTGTGCTCTAGACAACGATTTTCAGAGTTTCGACTATGGAGATCTCACCGAGATAGGCCAAAGAGGGCTGAATCTGAGTGGGGGGCAGAAGCAGAGGGTTCAGCTTGCTCGAGCAGTGTACAACGATGCTGATATCTATCTCCTCGACGACCCTTTTAGTGCAGTAGATGCACAGACAGCTGCATCCCTCTTCAAA GATTGTGTGATGACTGCACTAGCAAGGAAGACAGTGATTCTTGTGACTCATCAAGTGGAGTTTCTCACTACTGTTGACAACATTCTG GTTGTGGAAGGAGGCCAAGTAATTCAATCAGGAGGCTTCGAGGCGCTCCTGATTGAAGGGACGACCTTCGAGCAGCTCGTGTTTGCTCACAGAAGTAGCATGGGATCATTTGATGACACGTCCAGTTCAAATCAACACGAGCATGATGTGGAACGTTTGAAGGGCGATAAGCCTTGCAGCAAACAGGAAAGTGAGGTGGAGATTGTGATAAAACCAACATTCCAGCTGactgaggaggaggagaaagaAGTTGGAGTGATAGGGTGGAAATCCATCTTAGATTACATCTTCGTCTCAAACGGATCAGTCTACGCTTGCTGTGCTGCGATATCTCAGTTTGGCTTCGTGGCAACGCAGGCTGCTGCAAGCTTCTGGCTGGCATTCTCAGTTCAAAACCCTCAGAAAAGTGGCCTCTTAGTGGTCAAAGTTTACTGTCTGATATCATCACTCAGTGTagtttttgtgtattttagGTCACTGTTTGCAGTCTGCTTAGGCCTCAAAGCCTCCGAATCCTTCTTCTCCGGTTTCATCAACTCCATCTTCAACGCTCCGATGCTCTTCTTCGACTCCACCCCAATCGGGAGGATACTTACGCGT GCCTCATCAGATTTAAGTGTGCTAGATTTTGACATCCCATTAGCATTCCAATTAGTTATGGCTGGAATAGCTGAGCTCATAGCAACAGTAGTGATTATGGCC CTGTCACATGGCAAGTCCTATTTGTGGGATTTTTTGCTATTGCATCCTCAAAATATATCCAA ATCTGCAGGCGAGCTGATGAGGATAAACGGAACAACAAAAGCCCCCGTTATGAACTATGCGTCCGAGACAGCGCACGGAGTTACAACCATAAGAGCTTTCGGAGTTGCTGACATCTTCATCACGAACTACCTCAAACTTGTCGACACAAATGCAAAGGTCTCCCTTTGCTCAAGCGCGGCCTTGGAATGGCTCGTGTTGAGGACTGAGGCACTTCAAAACCTCACCTTGTTCACTTGTGCTGTTTTCTTACTATTGGTCCCAAACAACTACATTGCTCCAG GTCTTGTAGGACTATGTCTTTCCTATGCCTTCGCACTGACCAGCACGCAG AGGATAAAACAATACATGCAGATACCTCCTCGGGCACCAGCTGTGATAGCAGATAACAGGCCTCCATCTTTGTGGCCTCGAAAGGGTAGAATCGATTTAATGGACTTGAAG ATACGGTATCGCCCTAATGCTCCTATAGTCCTCAAGGGGATTACCTGCACTTTCAAAGAAGGGAAGAGAGTGGGGGTGGTGGGCAGGACGGGGAGTGGGAAAACGACATTGATCAGTGCTTTGTTTCGTCTGGTTGAGCCTCACAGCGGGAAGATCCTCATAGACGAACTTGATATCTGCTCGATAGGGCTGAGGGATTTGAGGCTGAAGCTCAGCATTATACCTCAGGAGCCTACTCTGTTTAGGGGAAGTGTTAGGACAAATGTTGATCCATTAGGCCTTCATTCTGATGATGAGATATGGGAG GCCCTTGAGAAATGTCAACTTAAGTCCACCGTCAGTAAACTGCCAGACTTGCTAGACTCTTCTG TGAGTGATGAAGGGGAGAACTGGAGCATGGGGCAAAGGCAGCTCTTTTGCCTTGGAAGAGTGCTTCTTAGATGGAACAAGATCTTGGTTCTCGACGAGGCAACAGCCTCGATTGACTCCGCCACAGATGCCATTTTGCAGAAGATAATCAGAGAAGAGTTTGCTAACTGTACTGTCATAACTGTGGCACACAGGGTTCCGACTGTCGTAGACAGCGATATGGTGCTGGTCTTGTCGAATG GGGAATTGGTGGAGTATGACGAACCCTCAAAGCTTATGGAGATGAATTCTGCATTTTCCAACCTTGTTGCTGAATATTGGTCGAACTGCAAACAAGAATAA
- the LOC125207201 gene encoding photosystem I reaction center subunit VI, chloroplastic-like — MASLAIAAAQPTAVKGLSGSSLAGTKLHAKPSRLTFKPTNYRSGAVVAKYGDKSVYFDLEDIGNTTGQWDLYGSDAPSPYNSLQSKFFETFAAPFTKRGLLLKFLIIGGGATLAYVSSQATGDVLPIVKGPQLPPKLGPRGKI; from the exons ATGGCCTCACTAGCAATTGCCGCCGCCCAGCCCACCGCCGTGAAGGGCCTCTCCGGCAGCTCTCTCGCCGGAACTAAGCTCCACGCCAAGCCATCTCGCCTCACCTTCAAGCCCACCAACTACAG GAGTGGTGCTGTGGTGGCAAAGTATGGTGACAAGAGTGTCTACTTTGATTTGGAGGACATCGGCAACACCACCGGGCAATGGGACTTGTATGGATCAGATGCACCTTCACCATACAACTCACTTCAG AGCAAGTTCTTCGAAACATTTGCTGCCCCTTTCACCAAGAGAGGTCTGCTGCTCAAGTTCTTGATAATTGGAGGTGGTGCCACTCTTGCCTATGTGAGCTCCCAAGCAACCGGAGATGTTCTGCCGATAGTCAAGGGCCCTCAACTTCCGCCTAAGCTTGGCCCACGTGGAAAAATCTAA
- the LOC125203191 gene encoding sulfite exporter TauE/SafE family protein 3-like, whose amino-acid sequence MAGIRAECEKGLTGKALILIALLALACGIVSAQENLEQVTTEGNGASESDYFTRITSFLKQSRGLQARPVWPDMEFGWRIVAGTVVGFFGAALASVGGVGGGGIFVPMLVLIVGFDPKTSTAISKCMITGAALATVYYNI is encoded by the exons ATGGCTGGGATAAGAGCAGAATGTGAAAAGGGTTTGACAGGAAAAGCTCTGATTTTGATTGCTTTACTAGCTTTAGCTTGTGGGATTGTTTCAGCTCAGGAGAATCTTGAGCAAGTGACTACTGAAGGAAATGGTGCCTCTGAATCTGATTATTTCACAAGAATTACCAGTTTCTTGAAGCAAAGTAGAGGCTTGCAAGCAAGACCTGTTTGGCCt GATATGGAGTTTGGATGGAGAATAGTTGCTGGTACTGTGGTTGGATTCTTTGGTGCTGCTCTTGCTAGTGTTGGAGGTGTTGGTGGAGGTGGAATTTTCGTTCCGATGCTGGTGTTGATAGTCGGGTTCGACCCGAAAACATCAACTGCTATATCAAAGT GTATGATAACCGGTGCTGCACTTGCTACCGTCTATTACAACATC